AGAAGCATAAAGCATATATGAACTAGAGTTTAAACTCCAGGCATTAGAATGAGCCTTTATTCAGATTCTACTACTTTTTCTTTAGGAACCATATCTTGAGCCTCCAGGGAATCCAAAGGAGTAAGGGTTATCTATATAAAGAAGCCATGATCCAGTAGTATTCATAATCATACTAAAGCCAAATATTTGTGTATCTTTTGTACCCAAAAATAAACCATATACATGTCGAATTTGAGTTTCCTAAAGTTCAATTATAGCTTCTCATGGAAGCCTTCCTCTTCACGCAAAAATGTAGCCAAGAAGAACAGCTTCGTATCAAGACAGACATCGAATGAAGGACAAAGTTTCCAACCAACAAAAGAGGAAATGAAATGGGTGTTCCAGAAATTTGACACCAACAGAGACGGCAAGGTTTCTCTTGAAGAGTACAAGGCTGCTGCAAGGGCCTTGGATAGGGCCATTGGGGAAGCTGAAGCAGTGAAAGCATTTAGGGTCATGGACATTGATGGAGATGGCTTcattgacttgaatgagttcaTGGAGATGTTCAATGGAGAAGGTAGGATAAAAGAAACTGAGATCAAGAATGCTTTTCAAGTGTTTGATTTGAACGGTGATGGGAAGATTAGTGCTGAGGAGTTGTCTCATGTTCTCAAAAGGCTAGGAGAGAGTTGCAGCCTTAGTGCCTGTAAAAAAATGGTCAAAGGAGTGGATGGGAATGGAGATGGTTTtattgacttgaatgagtttaCAAGGATGATGATGAGTGGGAAGAAACTAGGCTAAGTATTAGGACTTTGATCTTGTTCTGTGTTTCTTAAGTTGGtgtcttaaaatatttagtttcactttctttttttgtgagGTAGATAGGTTATAGATAGTTTGGTTAAATGTATGGTGATTAACTGACTATCATGCTTTGTTAGTAATCGGGTGCAATTTTCTGATATCAATATATAGGGTAAATGTTGTTTTGTCTTTGTTTCTCTGCCCTGTTGTTTTCTCACTCTAGAATCTAGATGATCACCTATCATGCTTGGAAAAACTGTAATTATGATgtgaagaaaatgaaatcagAGAACAGACCTTGAGATATAAGTTATCACACAGCAAAATCATGGGGCCATGACAGAAAAATTGGGGTAGCTGTTTAACTATCATTACGATTAGAATGAAACTCCTAAAGCACAGAATCAAGTAATCAACAAATCATTCTTAAGCTTTGTCTAATAGTTTCCAGTTCTTTCTACTGAAGGACTAATCTACtacgataaattattttatggttCTTGACCAATTTGTGTTCATGATATTTTGGCTAATTTTTACGTGGCACATAGAGATTGACTAGAACTATGGACCTGTGGTCACGAACCATCCAATAATTTATCTACCCTGTAGTTTACGTCAAGCCTTATTCTTGTGACATAATTATAGCAAATGTTGTGAACGTGATGAGATCAATCTCAACACAGAAATTGATAcgtttatgttttcttttgccTACTCTTcattctcctttccttgtggGTGACCGGACTGTAAATAGTTAATACCATATTGTAGTGTAAAGGATCTAAGCTTTGTTCCATCGACTTTGCTTGACATATTTCACAGAGGACTAAGGAGCCAGCGCGATTGCCAATCAATCCATCCAATCCAACCATCTATTGCAATTGTATACTAGAACCAACATTGAGTTTATCATTAAGTTTGACCTGAATGAAGTATTCAtttcttcatatttttatttgagaaatCATATTTGTACAATTTTGCTTTTACAATCTCGAGAAAGATAAGAAGAGAGGAGAGAAAATATAATGTTATTAAAAGTGTTGAATAAGTAACAACTCTTTATTTTTACTGCATGTAACAGAGTTAAGAAAAGTGATCTTGAATTCTTAATAACAGTAATCTATTGGAAATTTCGTAcaatagtattttattatatgtctACATAACAATTTATTAAGCAGCATTGAATTGAACACTTAGTTCACTCTTTTATTGAGTTCGAGTGACCTTGATATTCTGAGATGCACATTTGCCTTTGCCCTCTCTAAAGGATGCATCGTGTTTTCGTTACAGTTTTTGAGGCATAGAATCAACCAAAACAATGGTGTTGGAATTGCGTACGTACAAGTTACAACTCACGGTCACTCTTGATGCTTCAAAGAAATttctcaaaaagcaaaaaaattataaacaatacTCAGCTTGAAAGAACATATGCAGACTATAACtattttatgtaaatttataacGTGGCAGagcaaaaaatgaaatatgatAATAACAGAATATAAATGCTGACATTGGTGTTCTGAACTGAATTAAACAAAGTTATCTGTTTACAGCTGCCCGtgtgaattttgaaatttgagaGCATATCGCTTGTTGTGGCGCTTTATTCTATCAATGTACAAATTGTGTATACggaaattgaaaaggaaagaaCGGCACACAGATTCTGCATTTTCGTGATAGTATATTTGATGTATTATTTTAGCTTTGCTGCTCCACGCAAATTAGATCTTCCATATCCAATTtaaatattgatatattttCTTTGTAATCTTTTTTCCTGAGTTTCTTGGATTGAGTTATACTGGATAATATTGTAATTAGCTATATATGGTCACTTTGATTTTGCTAAAacgaacttttttttttgtatccgTAGGAACAATGAGGGtaccaaaaataatttataatgctCAGACATCCTATTTAATCAACTCAGTTAAATCTCTCTAGTTGTTAAAACTAGATTTGAGGTTTTTTATTTGCTTCTTAATTATCTTTGATTGCTTTTCTCCATGCCCATTGGGTTTCTTCACAAGTCTTCCCTTCTCAATCTCCCAAGCATGCATGGTGCAGAATTAGAACTATAAATTAACTTAGGAAACCTAAGCTTTGTTTGTTATGCAAGAAAAAACAGATTGACGGATGTGCGAAGGATGACCCAAATGCATGAGTTTCGATCAATCCTTCTGTCGTGTTGTTTGGTACCAATGTAAGAGggaagaattaaaaaatgaagaagaagaatgcgAGGTCCATTGTTTAAGTAATCCACCCATTTTGgaagagaaaagagaggaaataatattttagcacaggaaaaaagattgaaacactttcctttgtatattttttcattaaaaatatgtatgtcattaaatattttttgtcatttgagaTTTTTTATCTGGTTTAATTCATCTTAGACCTTATAATTGagtcaatttttcattttagttcatatatttaaaattttatcttttaattcccatctaacaattttattttttttatattttagtctttacGTCTTCATTTTGTAAGTTGTTTTACACcgtaaaaaaactaacaatagaATATAGATACCATAATAGATAGAATTAGgactaaaagttaaattttttaaataaaatgattaatcaATCATGTTTTGTTATGCGATTGGAGACACATTAATTAACGCGATTTTTCATGTCTCAACAGAAGTTTTTACTTGTAGCTTGTCCCTTTTGACGTGATAAATTGCATTGGCAACATATTTCCAAACACTCGTGAAGACAATGCCGTCATCTACAAAATCCAACCGTTCGCGCAATATTGCTGAGACTTGAGAGTGACCCTGCTCCGTCGTGAATTTGTGGACTTccaaattccttaaaaaaatatagcaaaGTTAATGTCATGtccactttttaatttttttttattaaaatcaataatgTCATTGTCAATttctaaattaagaaaaatagaagtaGATCGATAATATTATTGTCAAGttttctaaattatatatatatatatatatatatatatatatatataagtcggACATATTATTGCCAActtagcaaaaaaataaattagaagatcGATGATTTGGTTATTGTTTTTCTCTATAAATTCGACAATAGCATTATTAACTTATAGTCCGCAAATAGttactttctttcatcttgtgAAATTTTGAGATGAGAGTGAATAAAAGGCCTGGCAAGCCTAAAAAAGTCACGATAACTAATGACTAGATTCAGCAAGCGTGACTTGGCCTATTTTAACTTATATCAGAGTGCAAGTACTGGCTGAAAGAAAGGCTCTTCACAGCATGAGAACTTCTCAGAAGGATCATTACTCTTCTTCAgacatttgttttgttttatatatatacttaccTCCTACCATTCTCAACAGTAACGAATTTCAAtgatgcatatatatatgaaatgaaACAGTATATATATTACAACCTCGACTCCAATTTGcattaaatttaaatggatTTAATTTCCATTTGCATTATACTATTACAATAAACGGAATTAGTTTCACTATGGCCGTGCATTTCCGTATCCAAGTAATTGGTTAACTATTGCACCGTAAGGGTGGGATTTAATAACCCATCTCTAAACTAAAACGCATTAAAAAAGAGACATCGTACGTTCGAATGAGTTTTTACATGAAATAGTCTTCccaatattcaataaaaaatattactatattGAAAACCTTAGTTTATAGTTAATGAGTTGGAAGAATAGTTAATGCTACATGTTCAAAAAGTTTCGTTCTCAGCCCCCTTTCTAAAATTAGGTTCAATTGACACTGGTGGCCAAACGATAGTAAACATTAGAGAACCAATTAACAACTGGCCAGTTCAATTCGTATACTCATATTTGTTCTGATCTGACATTGGGAAAGGAGCATATATACACATTAAATACAAAGAAGtaatgtgaaattaattaacttaagtTTATATATAGTATGACAGCCAATAAGAAGCAAGTAGTTGCTAACAGGATGGGAGACCAAAACCGGGATCAGGCCAAATTCAACagccttttattttctctccaaGAAATTGCCGATTGTGTGTTGACTGGTTCATGTTCGAAGACCTTCATCTGTGGGAATCAGCCACATGTCATAACCCCATTAGGACAATCACTTGAAAAGGCTTGAACCACGTGAGTGACAACCATGTTCTTTActacaagttaattttttatttttatttttataccctGTGTCCTTTCCTGCATGTTACCAGCAGGCTTTCCTGGTCCTGAAGACTGAGTAATTCTACTTCTAAACACTGGTCCAAGAGTTCAAGACTATGACCCCtctccttttctctctctctctgccatttgcaaaacaaataataataataataataataatgtatttgTTGATTTATGGACGCTAGCTGTGTTTGTTTCCTCCCCTATGATTGGTAAAAGGGAAGTTGCAATTGGGTGCAAAGTCATTTGGTGCCTACCTGGAATCATCATAAAAAGattcaaataattatatgaattggCGATTGGTGACCTCAAGACCATCGATAGGTGTACGTCCAACTTCGAAGCGGGGAAGCAAATTCAAATGCCTCATCATAGTTGCCATAAGCCAATTAATGCAAGCAACCCATTATGAACATGTACAAGATAAAGATAGTGTGATAGAAACAAGATTTGAATATGACATTACTAAGTTAATTAAAACTtggcattatatatatataacttgaacttttttttatgcCAAGTGAGTCATAATGATCAAAGGTGTTAAAGTGAGTCAACTTCAATTATTATTGATTAGTATTGGAAAAAAGAGTCAATTAATTGAATCTAATAACTTGCATTTTTTGTGAATCTAATATTAGATGCACTTACTAACACACTCAATCTATGTCCAATGCCTCAGGAGCTGAAACTTATTTTAACACCTCTACCGAATATTGATCCATCTTcctcatttttctttctcataaaTTCAGtgctaaataatattaaaatcaagTGCCCTACATATATTTCCAGATTGATTTCGATATTTTTAGTTGATGGTGTagcaaagaaagaaattaagtcaCAAAGTATGTTTAAGAGAGAGCCATCATCCCCCTAATTAACCTTCCAGTTGAGGATATAAAGTTGTAATTTGAATTGACaaattgaaattcattattatCTAATTGAAAGACAATCCAGGGTCACGCGATGACTTTGATCCGTCGGTGTCGCCAGCTAATTCCATTCCATGGCTACTTGTTCATTTTGGAGTCAAAGTTCGGTCAATTTATCAGAGCTAGCTGTGCTGTACATTGCATGCATGCCGGTCCTCTCTGTAAACTGTAACTCTGCCACTGTGCCACTTTGGTGGGAGCGGACCCTTCAAACTTTGAtcaattcaaaaattaatttatatctcACTCACTACTCATTGCTGTTGTTTTCTGTACCACAAATGGTATCTGTTATCAACTTCCTTCTCCATAAGGACCATAACCTCTCTAGTAGTAATTCTAACACTTTGCTTGCTTCTGTCATCACCTCAAGAAACATGCAAAACTTTTTTGTTTATGCATTTATGATTGAATTAGAAACGAGTGTTAACAACACTacacattatttattaaaatatatttaaaattacaaaattagatgttagaattattatataaaatagtatgagatttacttaattttatgatttctaataaattttaataaaaaaaatatgttcaacTGAGTGTTTTTAGGATAGACTGATAGTGTATatgttttgttattaattacTACTATGCATTGGATGTTGAGATTACATAGTTAAAAGTGCAAGTTCTTCGAATCTTCCCAAAACTTTGTTTACATTACAACATGAAACACAAGGGATTGGCCTCAAAAGAAGAGCTTTTCATCAGTTACTATACTGGCCAAT
The nucleotide sequence above comes from Glycine soja cultivar W05 chromosome 11, ASM419377v2, whole genome shotgun sequence. Encoded proteins:
- the LOC114374714 gene encoding calmodulin-like protein 1; its protein translation is MSNLSFLKFNYSFSWKPSSSRKNVAKKNSFVSRQTSNEGQSFQPTKEEMKWVFQKFDTNRDGKVSLEEYKAAARALDRAIGEAEAVKAFRVMDIDGDGFIDLNEFMEMFNGEGRIKETEIKNAFQVFDLNGDGKISAEELSHVLKRLGESCSLSACKKMVKGVDGNGDGFIDLNEFTRMMMSGKKLG